A part of Saccharomonospora amisosensis genomic DNA contains:
- a CDS encoding glutathione peroxidase: protein MSVHQFRVLTADGEIRSLAEYKGRVLLIVNVASKCGLTPQYEGLEEMYRACKGRGLEILAFPCNQFGGQEPGTNDEIQRFCSTTYNVTFPLFAKVDVNGATADPLFAYLREQAPGDFGPDAGPLYEHVKNSRPEALGTDEVKWNFTKFLVDRDGAVIRRFEPTVSPRQVQTDIDPLLD from the coding sequence ATGAGTGTGCACCAGTTCCGCGTCCTCACCGCCGACGGCGAGATCCGCTCGCTGGCCGAGTACAAGGGCCGCGTCCTGTTGATCGTGAACGTGGCCAGCAAGTGTGGCCTGACACCGCAGTACGAAGGCCTGGAGGAAATGTATCGGGCCTGCAAGGGTCGTGGCCTGGAAATCCTCGCCTTCCCATGCAACCAGTTCGGCGGTCAGGAACCCGGCACCAACGACGAGATCCAGCGATTCTGCTCCACGACCTACAACGTCACCTTCCCCCTCTTCGCCAAGGTCGACGTCAACGGCGCCACGGCGGACCCGCTGTTCGCCTACCTGCGTGAGCAGGCTCCTGGCGACTTCGGTCCCGACGCGGGGCCGCTGTATGAGCACGTCAAGAACTCACGTCCGGAGGCGCTCGGCACCGACGAGGTGAAGTGGAACTTCACGAAGTTCCTCGTCGACCGCGACGGCGCGGTCATTCGCCGTTTCGAGCCCACCGTCTCACCACGACAGGTCCAGACCGACATCGACCCACTGCTGGACTGA
- a CDS encoding SDR family NAD(P)-dependent oxidoreductase, producing the protein MKATALVTGGTGGLGTAVTKALLAQGWRVVVPWIEESELDQLDAAENLELVRADLFDPDDAARCAELAASKDSAPFRAVANLVGGFAVGQKVHQTPVEEFERLLRLNLRPTYLVSQAAVPRLIEAGGGSIVCVSSQAALRPFPGASGYVTSKAAVLALVDALDAEYASEGVRVNAVLPTMIDTPGNRAAQPDADPSDWTPPEKIAEVIAFLCGDASGVVSGAHIPV; encoded by the coding sequence GTGAAGGCGACCGCGCTGGTTACCGGAGGCACCGGTGGTCTGGGCACCGCCGTGACCAAGGCTTTGCTCGCACAGGGCTGGCGGGTGGTGGTTCCGTGGATCGAGGAGTCCGAGTTGGACCAGCTCGACGCGGCGGAGAACCTGGAGTTGGTGCGCGCCGACCTGTTCGATCCCGACGACGCGGCTCGCTGCGCCGAACTCGCCGCGAGCAAGGACTCCGCGCCGTTTCGGGCCGTGGCCAACCTGGTCGGTGGCTTCGCGGTCGGGCAGAAGGTGCACCAGACCCCTGTGGAGGAGTTCGAGCGGCTGCTGCGGCTGAACCTGCGGCCTACCTACCTGGTGAGTCAGGCCGCTGTGCCGCGTCTGATCGAGGCGGGTGGCGGTTCGATCGTCTGCGTGTCGAGCCAGGCGGCGTTGCGCCCGTTCCCAGGTGCCTCGGGTTATGTGACCTCCAAGGCGGCTGTGCTGGCGCTGGTCGACGCGCTTGACGCCGAGTACGCGAGTGAGGGTGTGCGGGTCAACGCAGTACTACCCACCATGATCGACACACCGGGGAACCGGGCAGCGCAGCCTGACGCCGACCCAAGCGACTGGACTCCACCGGAGAAGATCGCTGAGGTGATCGCCTTCCTGTGCGGCGACGCTTCCGGGGTGGTCAGCGGCGCGCATATCCCCGTGTGA